The Lysinibacillus pakistanensis genome includes a window with the following:
- a CDS encoding YjcZ family sporulation protein, with amino-acid sequence MGYFGNVGNYNSCCNGYGNDYGKGYCMDYGKDNSSTFVLIVVLFILLIIVGATFMQKDY; translated from the coding sequence ATGGGATACTTTGGTAATGTAGGTAATTATAATAGTTGTTGCAACGGCTATGGTAATGACTATGGCAAGGGTTATTGCATGGACTATGGTAAGGATAATAGTTCAACATTCGTGTTAATCGTTGTTCTATTTATACTTCTAATTATTGTTGGCGCTACTTTCATGCAAAAAGATTATTAA
- a CDS encoding spore coat protein: protein MASFEIGSRSLFNFRNERFFLLVEDEITVPDKGVEIDPVNIYEIDQQTFNFIRDEGDTPIVVPRFNLPPVPPGFELERKCIFTVDNAYFVIYDLENGTDTNVLLRISAALFNSLRNSGVRECIPQNFIN from the coding sequence ATGGCATCATTTGAAATTGGCTCGAGAAGTCTTTTCAATTTTCGAAACGAACGCTTTTTCCTATTAGTTGAGGATGAAATTACAGTGCCAGATAAAGGTGTGGAGATTGATCCAGTTAATATCTATGAGATTGACCAACAAACTTTCAATTTTATCAGAGATGAAGGAGATACACCTATAGTTGTACCACGTTTTAACCTTCCTCCTGTACCACCTGGATTTGAATTAGAACGAAAATGTATTTTTACAGTTGATAATGCATACTTTGTAATCTATGATTTAGAAAATGGAACTGATACCAATGTTTTATTAAGAATCAGTGCAGCTTTATTTAACTCATTGAGAAATTCTGGTGTTCGTGAATGTATTCCTCAAAATTTCATTAACTAA
- a CDS encoding CsxC family protein, producing the protein MSEQLDNQVSQFEPCPVASTEQIPLTSEITPVVATPLTTPTIKVPVVLAEPTLQIVVESDITLSPAATEIKRVKKNVFLNQVKLVPVSFARIAGTDFFRVTRAKLFVAGHIRKNIEYASSACNGALRDRIADVAFSGFTELIFPQTPGGTTPILGISEFAEANFLNEATQMDARLDKAFFQNLVKYNEQPFGELVAANFFELDFSPIMTSPEGTFSTLREKIVLDLTVKVLQVQQVRLGAGSSVITPVLLGLTPPTSP; encoded by the coding sequence TTGAGTGAACAATTAGATAATCAAGTTAGTCAATTCGAACCTTGTCCGGTAGCATCAACTGAACAAATCCCATTAACTAGTGAAATTACTCCAGTAGTTGCTACACCACTTACGACTCCAACAATTAAAGTTCCAGTTGTACTTGCAGAACCAACACTTCAAATCGTTGTGGAGTCAGATATTACGCTTTCTCCTGCAGCAACTGAAATCAAAAGAGTGAAAAAAAATGTATTCCTAAATCAAGTTAAATTGGTTCCAGTGAGCTTTGCACGTATTGCGGGCACTGACTTTTTTAGAGTAACAAGAGCTAAATTATTTGTAGCAGGACATATTCGTAAAAATATCGAATATGCTTCGTCAGCATGTAATGGGGCACTTCGAGATAGAATTGCCGATGTTGCGTTTTCTGGTTTTACAGAGCTTATTTTCCCACAAACACCTGGAGGCACTACTCCAATCTTAGGCATTTCCGAGTTTGCTGAAGCGAACTTCCTGAATGAAGCTACGCAAATGGACGCTCGATTGGATAAGGCTTTCTTCCAAAATCTTGTTAAATATAATGAACAACCATTTGGAGAATTAGTAGCAGCGAACTTCTTTGAGCTTGATTTTTCGCCAATTATGACGTCACCTGAAGGTACATTCAGCACATTACGTGAAAAAATCGTACTGGATCTGACTGTAAAAGTACTACAAGTTCAACAAGTCCGCCTTGGTGCTGGCAGTAGTGTAATAACTCCTGTTCTTCTAGGACTTACTCCTCCTACTAGCCCTTAA